In one bacterium genomic region, the following are encoded:
- a CDS encoding GNAT family N-acetyltransferase: MLASAVAPSGSKVSDGLQLRTMGLKDIRAMHNIFVHSVDDAFSYFPVEYRAKLRHQHNIPRLAKACISPRAHFFLLANNIQDIGYCLVRFQQARAYLFWMYVVPDFRGSGAGESLLQAAIQIARDRNKETLELVTHDKESFYAKYGFIPRRRVAGLVGGVDMVIMEYRI, from the coding sequence ATGCTTGCATCGGCGGTTGCGCCATCGGGTAGTAAGGTGAGCGATGGCTTGCAATTACGGACTATGGGTCTAAAAGATATTCGCGCAATGCACAATATTTTTGTTCATTCTGTTGATGATGCCTTTAGTTATTTTCCAGTTGAGTATCGAGCTAAGTTACGGCATCAACATAATATTCCTCGTCTAGCCAAAGCCTGCATTTCACCGAGGGCTCATTTTTTCTTGCTGGCTAATAATATCCAGGATATTGGGTATTGTTTAGTGCGGTTTCAGCAGGCTCGGGCTTACTTATTTTGGATGTATGTGGTCCCCGACTTTCGAGGTAGTGGAGCTGGCGAAAGTCTTTTGCAGGCGGCAATTCAGATTGCTCGCGACCGTAATAAGGAGACCTTGGAGTTGGTTACTCATGATAAGGAGTCATTTTATGCTAAGTATGGCTTTATTCCACGTCGGCGGGTGGCCGGACTGGTGGGCGGTGTGGATATGGTGATTATGGAGTATAGAATCTAG
- a CDS encoding ParA family protein: MVIIAVANQKGGVGKTTTTVNLGAYMARVGKRVLIVDLDPQGNASSGLGIDKQNLNHSLYDVLVDAVPLGSVTYKTKYKNLSIIPASAVLAAAEVELTKIDQRESRLKQALTNAPYDIVLIDCPPSLGLLTVNGLVAANRLLIPVQAEYYALEGLGQLLATMQRVKQALNPTLELVGVVLTMHTARTSLSQAVAQEVERHFPDMVCSTVIPRNIRLAEAPSHAKAIVDYDRFSKGARAYKALAKEVLTRVS, from the coding sequence GTGGTTATTATTGCAGTTGCAAATCAAAAAGGTGGTGTTGGTAAAACAACAACCACAGTAAATCTCGGTGCCTATATGGCGCGGGTTGGTAAGCGAGTTCTAATTGTGGATTTAGACCCGCAAGGTAATGCGAGTTCGGGCTTAGGCATTGATAAGCAAAATCTTAATCACTCATTATATGACGTACTGGTTGACGCAGTGCCGTTGGGGAGCGTAACGTACAAGACAAAGTATAAAAACTTGTCGATTATTCCGGCTAGCGCAGTACTAGCAGCGGCTGAGGTGGAATTAACTAAAATAGACCAACGGGAATCACGCTTAAAACAAGCCCTCACTAATGCTCCATACGACATAGTCTTGATTGATTGTCCGCCATCGCTAGGTCTTCTGACCGTAAATGGCTTAGTGGCAGCCAATCGGTTGCTGATTCCGGTGCAGGCTGAATATTATGCACTGGAGGGCTTAGGGCAACTTTTGGCAACTATGCAACGGGTTAAGCAGGCCCTTAACCCTACTTTGGAGTTGGTTGGTGTTGTACTGACGATGCATACTGCTCGAACATCACTATCGCAAGCGGTAGCGCAAGAAGTGGAGCGTCACTTTCCCGATATGGTATGCTCAACAGTGATCCCGCGCAATATTCGACTGGCTGAAGCCCCGAGCCATGCAAAGGCGATAGTGGATTATGACAGATTTAGTAAGGGGGCTAGGGCCTATAAAGCGCTTGCCAAGGAGGTACTCACACGTGTCAGCTAA
- the trxB gene encoding thioredoxin-disulfide reductase codes for MSKVYDVLIIGSGPAAYTAAIYTARAALKTIIFAGDVAGGQLLLTSEVENFPGFRDGVMGPDLMEEMKAQAKRFEVEMVDEFIDAVEPGIPHTVQVRNGKKVQAKTIIIATGAQARWLGLENETRLMAKGISACATCDGYFFQGKHVVVVGGGDTAMEEALTLTKFADKVTVVHRRGELRASKIMQERAKSHPKIEFIWHSAVTDVLGENMVSGVEITNLQTDKKQIIDCAGLFVAIGHIPATNFIKGIIELDNKGYVVVRDNVFTNIDGIFAAGDVADKRYRQAITAAGDGCRAALEAEHFLGNQG; via the coding sequence ATGAGTAAAGTTTATGATGTACTGATTATCGGTAGTGGTCCAGCGGCTTATACGGCGGCGATTTATACTGCACGCGCAGCTTTAAAGACGATAATATTTGCTGGGGATGTAGCTGGCGGACAGCTATTGCTGACGAGCGAGGTTGAAAACTTTCCGGGCTTTCGAGACGGAGTTATGGGGCCTGATTTAATGGAAGAGATGAAGGCTCAGGCTAAGCGATTTGAAGTTGAGATGGTGGATGAGTTTATTGATGCGGTTGAGCCAGGTATCCCACATACTGTGCAGGTACGTAACGGTAAAAAGGTACAGGCTAAAACGATTATTATTGCTACTGGTGCACAGGCTAGATGGTTGGGGCTAGAGAACGAGACGCGCTTGATGGCTAAAGGCATATCGGCTTGCGCTACCTGTGATGGATATTTTTTCCAAGGTAAGCACGTGGTTGTTGTAGGTGGTGGCGATACCGCTATGGAGGAGGCGCTAACATTGACGAAGTTTGCCGATAAAGTAACGGTTGTGCACCGACGAGGAGAGTTGCGGGCCAGTAAAATTATGCAAGAACGGGCTAAATCTCATCCTAAAATTGAGTTTATCTGGCATAGTGCAGTTACCGATGTGTTGGGTGAGAATATGGTGTCTGGAGTAGAAATTACCAATTTGCAGACAGATAAAAAGCAGATTATCGATTGTGCTGGTCTATTTGTAGCCATCGGCCATATTCCAGCAACTAATTTTATAAAAGGTATAATTGAACTTGATAATAAAGGCTATGTTGTGGTGCGCGATAATGTTTTCACCAATATTGATGGCATATTTGCGGCTGGTGATGTAGCGGATAAGCGCTATCGACAAGCCATTACGGCGGCTGGTGATGGCTGTCGAGCAGCGCTGGAAGCCGAGCATTTTTTAGGTAATCAGGGTTAG
- the lepB gene encoding signal peptidase I, which yields MTDPNQINGQTPASPNPATAGPNQVPVSQLSQPVPLSQRVESEPQATIIPPPNQTPIGTTPTPAPANPPAPEPVNNDADNNSETEEEAEKPLWRRLVSFLISWVLIPAGLVFIVHNFIFQAWYVDGQSMEPTFQNGNYLIVSKFDVSWKKLTGQSSKLDIHRGQVLIFNPPDFPTDIYFIKRAIGLPGERVVIKNGTVTIFNNDHPTGVVLNESYVGNIALEGEVDTTVGEGEVFVLGDNRNPQASQDSRYFGPIPMNRMVGTASLRLLPVYEFGQLSPPQYSM from the coding sequence ATGACCGACCCAAACCAAATTAATGGGCAGACTCCAGCCAGCCCTAACCCAGCAACGGCGGGGCCAAATCAGGTGCCAGTTAGCCAATTGTCTCAACCTGTACCACTATCTCAGAGAGTAGAAAGTGAGCCACAAGCTACCATTATACCGCCGCCCAACCAGACACCAATAGGCACCACTCCAACTCCAGCTCCAGCTAATCCTCCAGCCCCAGAGCCTGTAAATAATGATGCGGATAATAATTCTGAAACTGAAGAAGAAGCTGAAAAACCCCTATGGCGTCGCCTTGTTAGTTTTCTAATCTCCTGGGTGCTAATTCCAGCTGGGCTGGTCTTTATTGTTCATAACTTCATCTTTCAGGCCTGGTACGTCGATGGACAGTCGATGGAGCCAACCTTCCAAAATGGTAATTATCTCATTGTTTCAAAGTTTGATGTTAGCTGGAAAAAACTCACCGGCCAATCATCCAAACTCGACATTCATCGAGGCCAGGTACTTATTTTTAATCCACCAGATTTTCCCACCGATATCTACTTTATCAAGCGAGCTATCGGCCTGCCGGGTGAGAGAGTCGTCATTAAGAATGGCACTGTCACTATTTTTAACAACGATCATCCCACTGGCGTTGTTTTAAATGAAAGCTATGTTGGCAATATTGCACTGGAAGGTGAAGTTGACACCACTGTAGGTGAAGGTGAAGTATTTGTTTTAGGTGATAACCGTAATCCACAAGCTAGCCAAGACTCGCGCTATTTTGGCCCAATTCCGATGAACCGAATGGTTGGTACGGCTTCTCTACGACTACTCCCAGTTTATGAGTTTGGCCAACTCTCACCACCACAATATAGTATGTAA
- a CDS encoding alpha/beta fold hydrolase: protein MKKLFRKRAVYSRGYEGGGRQSPQSDRSRSMRGHRWLIYGLLVMAGGMIWLFLQGSAVVQRQSVTTKNKTIQKSTQASSGKVVEQGEVVSYTAEQTLQLIRQTNKSYAGPATPVKTQVFRYTMHDTNGQTVQVYARVFLPATSTTASLPIFAFAPGTTGIDDQCASSVEQSSRRAWGNYPSHMAAYAAQGYATVITDYEGMRDPARMHHYMVGALEGRAVLDSVRALGNLPLTKDRANTEAVIMGGYSQGGHAAYWADEIASTYAPEIKIKGVIGFGPVTDVRRTLTDTTQGANILWFGPYLLYSYSDWYKETYPVSQILMSPYAENLAGDIARNCIDTNITYWGNKSIGRVYTPQFIAAMQTGSVASISKEFDARMQENLTADVKTDSKKAIFHGQLDNVVLPGQSQDAVSRLCRLGSTITFKRYPSATHYTTMAQSFNDSVNWMRAVGAGTQTPNDCQ from the coding sequence ATGAAAAAGCTTTTTCGTAAACGGGCAGTGTATAGTCGAGGTTATGAGGGTGGTGGTCGACAGTCGCCACAAAGTGATCGATCGAGATCTATGCGTGGCCATCGTTGGTTGATCTATGGCTTGCTAGTTATGGCTGGGGGTATGATCTGGCTTTTCTTGCAGGGCAGTGCGGTAGTGCAACGGCAGTCAGTTACAACTAAAAATAAAACAATTCAGAAGTCTACTCAAGCATCATCTGGCAAAGTGGTTGAGCAAGGCGAGGTAGTGAGTTATACGGCCGAGCAGACACTACAACTTATTCGACAGACTAATAAGAGCTACGCCGGCCCAGCCACACCGGTGAAGACGCAAGTATTTCGCTACACCATGCATGATACAAATGGTCAGACGGTTCAGGTATATGCTAGGGTTTTTCTTCCGGCAACAAGTACTACGGCCAGCTTACCAATATTTGCCTTTGCACCTGGTACAACCGGCATTGATGATCAGTGTGCATCATCGGTGGAACAATCTTCTAGGCGAGCATGGGGTAATTATCCCAGCCACATGGCTGCTTATGCGGCACAGGGCTACGCTACGGTTATTACCGACTACGAGGGTATGCGTGACCCTGCGAGAATGCATCATTACATGGTTGGTGCACTGGAGGGTCGAGCGGTGTTGGATTCCGTTCGGGCACTTGGGAATCTTCCGCTCACTAAAGATAGGGCTAACACCGAGGCAGTTATTATGGGTGGCTATTCGCAGGGTGGACATGCTGCTTATTGGGCGGATGAAATTGCCTCAACCTATGCGCCTGAAATTAAGATTAAGGGCGTGATTGGGTTTGGTCCGGTTACAGATGTAAGGCGGACTTTAACCGATACGACGCAGGGGGCTAATATCCTCTGGTTTGGGCCTTATTTACTATATAGCTACAGCGATTGGTATAAGGAAACGTATCCGGTTTCACAAATTTTAATGTCACCATACGCCGAGAATCTAGCCGGTGATATAGCTAGAAATTGTATTGACACCAATATTACCTATTGGGGCAATAAGAGTATTGGTCGGGTTTATACTCCTCAATTTATTGCTGCAATGCAGACTGGTTCGGTGGCAAGTATATCTAAAGAGTTCGATGCACGTATGCAAGAAAATCTTACAGCCGATGTAAAAACCGATAGTAAAAAGGCAATTTTTCATGGCCAGCTCGATAATGTGGTGTTGCCAGGCCAATCACAGGATGCCGTGAGCCGCCTGTGTCGGCTAGGTAGCACCATAACCTTTAAGCGTTATCCTAGTGCAACTCATTACACAACGATGGCACAGAGCTTTAACGATTCGGTCAATTGGATGAGGGCAGTTGGGGCTGGCACTCAGACTCCAAACGACTGCCAATAA
- a CDS encoding ParB/RepB/Spo0J family partition protein, translating into MSAKASKPSRLGRGLDALIPTEVDEFASREVSETLHLESEDAIHKISVGLVDPNPFQPRKEFREEDLADLAASIKEHGVVQPLVATKQGDRYQLIAGERRLRASKLAGKKTVPVILRSFDEQQQLEVAVIENIQRAELSPLELAVAYQKLIDQFNLTTEAIAGRVGKAAPTVRNILRLLKLPYEAKKALQEGQIVEGQARAILTIEDSKDQLKMLDMITHQEMTVRQAEEIARNWKQDKELISKRVEKKISDYQSIIDGLEKHLGTKVEVLNNAQGGRVVIRFYSQEELTRIYEDITGETLV; encoded by the coding sequence GTGTCAGCTAAAGCTTCAAAGCCAAGTCGATTAGGGCGCGGATTAGATGCACTAATCCCAACCGAAGTAGATGAGTTTGCCAGTCGTGAAGTTTCTGAAACTCTACATCTGGAGAGTGAAGATGCCATTCATAAAATATCAGTTGGCTTAGTCGATCCTAACCCATTTCAGCCACGGAAGGAGTTTCGAGAAGAGGATTTGGCTGATTTGGCTGCATCAATTAAAGAACATGGTGTTGTTCAGCCACTAGTTGCAACAAAACAGGGTGATCGTTACCAGTTAATTGCTGGTGAGCGTCGCCTACGTGCTTCAAAGTTAGCTGGCAAGAAAACCGTACCAGTAATTTTGCGTAGTTTTGATGAACAGCAACAGTTAGAAGTGGCAGTGATTGAAAATATCCAGCGAGCCGAGCTATCACCACTGGAGTTAGCTGTAGCTTACCAGAAACTGATCGATCAGTTTAATTTAACGACAGAGGCAATTGCCGGGCGAGTTGGTAAGGCAGCTCCAACTGTGCGTAATATATTGCGACTTCTTAAGCTGCCGTATGAGGCAAAAAAAGCCCTACAGGAAGGGCAGATTGTTGAAGGGCAGGCGCGAGCCATTCTAACTATCGAGGACTCTAAAGATCAGTTGAAGATGTTGGATATGATAACTCATCAAGAAATGACGGTCCGCCAAGCTGAAGAGATTGCTCGCAATTGGAAACAGGATAAGGAGTTAATATCTAAGCGGGTAGAGAAGAAAATATCAGATTATCAGTCGATAATTGATGGGCTGGAAAAGCATCTAGGCACCAAAGTAGAGGTTCTTAATAATGCTCAGGGTGGGCGTGTAGTTATCCGTTTCTACTCTCAAGAAGAGCTGACCAGAATATATGAAGATATTACTGGCGAGACTCTAGTTTAG
- the prmC gene encoding peptide chain release factor N(5)-glutamine methyltransferase, producing the protein MKICDFLESTRATLKAANIEGAQTDAEVILAHTLERDRAWLLAHHDTILSQTELNLAQSYVNKRAGRIPMSYVLGVREFAGLEFKIDERALTPRVETETIVAEVIKHAPQGARVLDIGTGSGAMAIAIKYLRSDLRVIASEVSLNALELARENAKTLLGNDTKIEFIQSDLFDNIDGKFDVIVANLPYVTHKMELMPEVQNEPAVALFGGADDGLDLYRKFFADLPDFIYNKPQVWTESDPWQQDELIKLAKTSGLTKIFQDYFILGFNK; encoded by the coding sequence ATGAAAATTTGTGACTTTTTAGAATCTACCCGGGCTACTCTTAAGGCCGCCAACATTGAGGGCGCACAAACTGACGCTGAAGTCATACTGGCCCACACACTAGAGCGAGACCGAGCCTGGTTACTAGCTCATCATGATACGATTTTGAGTCAAACTGAGCTAAACCTAGCTCAAAGCTATGTTAATAAACGAGCTGGTCGTATTCCGATGAGCTACGTTTTGGGTGTGCGAGAGTTTGCAGGACTAGAGTTTAAGATAGACGAACGTGCCCTCACGCCACGCGTGGAAACCGAGACGATTGTTGCCGAAGTAATTAAACACGCGCCACAAGGAGCGCGAGTGCTCGATATTGGTACAGGCTCCGGAGCGATGGCAATTGCAATAAAGTACTTGCGATCAGACCTGCGCGTTATCGCTAGTGAGGTGAGCCTCAACGCACTGGAGCTGGCTCGGGAGAACGCAAAAACTCTTCTCGGCAATGATACCAAAATTGAATTCATACAGTCTGACCTATTTGATAACATCGACGGCAAGTTTGACGTCATCGTAGCAAACTTGCCCTATGTAACGCACAAGATGGAGCTAATGCCCGAAGTGCAAAATGAACCAGCTGTGGCATTATTTGGTGGCGCAGATGATGGATTAGATTTATACCGAAAATTCTTTGCCGATCTACCAGACTTCATCTATAACAAACCCCAAGTCTGGACCGAATCAGACCCCTGGCAACAAGACGAGCTCATCAAGCTCGCCAAAACCTCTGGCCTCACGAAGATTTTTCAAGACTACTTCATACTGGGCTTTAATAAATAG
- the rplU gene encoding 50S ribosomal protein L21 — protein MLAVIQAGNHQYLVEKGQTIETELLGEEKNITFEPLLVIDGDKVQVGTPHVAGAKVVASVRTADKQSDKVMVLKYKAKKRQKTMRGHRQHKTVLIIDSITA, from the coding sequence ATGTTAGCAGTAATTCAAGCCGGAAATCACCAATACCTAGTCGAAAAGGGTCAGACCATTGAGACCGAGCTATTGGGCGAAGAGAAAAATATTACTTTTGAACCACTCTTAGTTATTGATGGTGATAAAGTACAAGTTGGCACACCACATGTTGCCGGTGCAAAAGTAGTGGCCTCAGTACGCACCGCTGATAAACAGTCAGATAAAGTGATGGTCCTAAAGTATAAGGCCAAAAAGCGCCAAAAAACTATGCGCGGACACCGTCAACATAAGACCGTGCTAATAATTGACTCAATTACCGCCTAA
- a CDS encoding trypsin-like peptidase domain-containing protein has product MQEESSRLKKDKTSNVSSVSSGPPINLDVAKKPVNKSGGGPGWGLTVLLAFVAGVLGAALFMRFMPVGQKNAVEQSKQVTLQENSATIDLVKKVGPSVVSINTSTTVQSFFGAQEQEGAGTGVIVSSDGLILTNKHVVQGASTVTVTNTDGKQFQGKILAVDSTNDIAFVKVEATGLPAAELGDSENVEVGQKAIAIGNALGEYSNTVTTGVISGKQRPVQASDGQGNTETLTNLFQTDAAINPGNSGGPLLNIDGQVIGINTAVASGNNAQNIGFAIPINQVKGALESVQTRGVIVRPYIGVRYVMLTDSFAERNGLPVKQGALLRGDDQTIAVVAGSPGAKAGLREGDIITKINDKEVTRENPLQSVIVTYSPGDTVKVTYWREGKEQTVDVKLEEAPQATE; this is encoded by the coding sequence ATGCAAGAAGAATCAAGTCGATTGAAAAAAGATAAAACGAGTAATGTGAGCAGTGTTTCGTCAGGGCCGCCGATAAATTTAGATGTGGCAAAAAAACCAGTAAATAAGTCGGGTGGTGGACCCGGCTGGGGGCTGACTGTACTTCTAGCATTTGTGGCTGGTGTTCTAGGGGCGGCGCTTTTTATGCGCTTTATGCCGGTCGGTCAAAAAAATGCCGTTGAGCAATCTAAGCAAGTTACTTTACAGGAAAATTCAGCCACGATTGATTTAGTAAAGAAGGTTGGGCCGAGTGTAGTATCGATTAATACTTCCACCACCGTGCAGAGTTTCTTTGGTGCTCAAGAGCAGGAAGGTGCTGGTACGGGCGTAATTGTCAGCTCTGATGGGCTAATTTTAACCAATAAGCATGTAGTGCAGGGAGCCAGTACGGTTACCGTTACCAATACTGATGGCAAGCAATTTCAGGGTAAGATTTTAGCTGTTGATAGTACTAACGATATTGCTTTTGTAAAGGTTGAGGCGACAGGCCTGCCAGCCGCTGAGCTGGGTGATTCTGAAAATGTTGAGGTAGGGCAGAAGGCGATTGCGATTGGTAATGCACTGGGTGAGTATAGCAATACTGTTACTACTGGCGTTATATCTGGTAAGCAACGCCCCGTGCAGGCTTCGGATGGACAGGGGAATACCGAGACTTTAACCAATCTCTTTCAGACTGACGCCGCAATCAATCCGGGTAATTCAGGTGGACCTCTGCTTAATATAGACGGTCAGGTAATTGGCATTAATACGGCGGTAGCAAGCGGCAATAACGCTCAAAATATTGGCTTCGCTATTCCGATTAATCAGGTTAAAGGCGCCTTGGAGTCGGTTCAAACTCGTGGTGTAATAGTCCGACCTTATATTGGTGTACGCTACGTGATGTTGACCGATAGTTTTGCCGAGCGCAATGGCTTGCCCGTCAAACAAGGTGCACTTTTGCGTGGTGATGACCAAACTATTGCAGTGGTAGCTGGTTCGCCAGGTGCTAAGGCTGGTTTGCGTGAGGGTGATATTATCACTAAAATTAACGACAAGGAAGTGACACGTGAGAATCCGCTACAGAGCGTGATTGTAACTTATAGCCCGGGCGATACTGTAAAAGTAACTTATTGGCGCGAAGGTAAGGAGCAGACAGTAGACGTGAAGCTCGAAGAAGCTCCACAAGCAACTGAGTAA
- a CDS encoding LCP family protein — protein MLLRKRAEDSNQHPVAENGSYTAFRKRRFSRRSKIIVAVLVVFLLAVPIVLLAKSLYAYKSIVQTHTGVSSEVLTKKDTEFDSKTEADGRVNILLLGVGDAGHAGSTLADTMIVASIDPETKDVAMLSLPRDLYVSIPKNGKNKINAAHAFGELKKVGEGPNLSKEVVGQVLDIPIHNYLRVDFTGFKKVVDVLGGVSVDVPQALLDPEYPCEKDERRACGFSLQSGTQAMNGSLALQYARCRKGNCGDDFGRASRQQQVLMALRKKALQLSTLTNPTKLANVIDTAGSHIRTDLTMAELTRLADILKDVKSEQVRSKVIDSESEKLVQTATIAGASVVIPVEGDGKFDHIRNFTHSLFYDRHIADEKVPVTIIDASTNPKLVTATVERLKGYGYKVVEVQKVEPKTNSELIDGTGGKAKYTRRYLEARFGLTASESTAHGEGVTLIIGSKNNIKNGD, from the coding sequence ATGCTATTGCGAAAACGTGCAGAAGATTCAAACCAACATCCTGTGGCTGAAAATGGTTCGTATACAGCGTTTCGAAAACGAAGATTTTCACGTCGCTCTAAGATTATAGTAGCTGTTTTGGTAGTTTTTCTACTGGCCGTACCAATAGTGTTATTGGCTAAAAGTCTCTATGCCTACAAGTCGATTGTACAGACTCATACTGGCGTATCGAGTGAGGTGCTCACTAAAAAAGACACTGAGTTTGATTCTAAAACTGAAGCTGATGGCAGAGTAAATATCCTCTTGCTTGGCGTTGGAGATGCTGGGCATGCTGGTTCTACTCTTGCTGACACCATGATAGTTGCTAGTATTGATCCTGAGACAAAAGATGTTGCGATGTTGTCTTTGCCTCGCGATTTGTACGTATCAATTCCCAAAAATGGCAAGAACAAGATAAATGCCGCGCATGCCTTTGGTGAACTAAAAAAGGTAGGAGAAGGGCCAAATCTTTCAAAAGAAGTAGTTGGGCAAGTTTTGGATATTCCAATTCATAATTATTTAAGGGTCGATTTTACGGGTTTTAAAAAGGTAGTTGATGTTTTGGGTGGTGTGTCGGTTGATGTCCCTCAAGCTCTGTTGGATCCAGAATATCCTTGCGAAAAAGATGAAAGACGGGCCTGTGGTTTTTCATTGCAGTCTGGTACGCAGGCTATGAATGGATCGCTGGCTTTGCAGTATGCGCGATGTCGTAAGGGGAATTGTGGTGATGATTTTGGTCGTGCCAGCCGACAGCAGCAAGTTTTGATGGCGTTACGGAAAAAGGCCCTACAACTCTCCACGCTAACTAACCCAACTAAATTAGCTAATGTTATTGATACGGCTGGATCGCATATTAGAACCGATTTAACAATGGCTGAGTTGACACGTTTAGCCGATATCTTAAAAGATGTGAAGTCTGAGCAAGTTCGCTCTAAAGTCATTGATTCTGAGAGTGAAAAATTGGTGCAAACCGCTACGATTGCCGGAGCTAGTGTGGTAATTCCGGTGGAAGGTGATGGAAAGTTTGATCATATTCGGAATTTTACCCATAGTTTGTTTTATGATAGACATATTGCCGATGAGAAAGTACCGGTGACAATTATTGATGCTTCGACTAACCCTAAGCTTGTTACGGCTACGGTAGAGCGCCTTAAGGGGTATGGTTATAAGGTTGTTGAAGTGCAGAAAGTTGAACCGAAAACTAATTCAGAACTAATTGACGGTACTGGCGGTAAGGCAAAATATACCAGACGTTATCTTGAGGCTCGATTTGGGCTGACTGCCAGTGAGAGTACGGCTCATGGCGAAGGTGTTACTCTGATTATTGGTAGTAAGAATAATATCAAAAATGGAGATTAA
- a CDS encoding GGDEF domain-containing protein, with the protein MAQAEDIKVYKERIAALQAQVRELHQRLVTDELTQIFNRRGLMEYLEAIASEVMYQYKHPDKRRSVIIKSLTIIFLDIDHFKKVNDTYGHDAGDEVLRQTADLIRERVRQLDIVGRYGGEEIVVGLPGASIEHAQRIADDLRSIIESHEFQAGDSTLSVTASLGVAELTPARNIHQTLKAADNALYKAKETGRNKVVVG; encoded by the coding sequence ATGGCGCAGGCAGAAGACATTAAGGTATATAAAGAGCGAATTGCAGCCTTACAGGCTCAAGTTAGAGAATTGCACCAACGGTTGGTGACCGATGAGTTGACGCAGATCTTTAACCGTCGTGGTCTTATGGAATATCTTGAAGCGATTGCCAGTGAAGTGATGTATCAATATAAGCATCCCGATAAACGTCGATCGGTAATTATAAAATCGTTAACAATTATTTTTCTAGATATTGATCACTTCAAAAAAGTTAATGATACGTACGGCCATGATGCTGGAGATGAAGTCTTACGCCAGACAGCAGATTTAATTCGAGAGCGAGTACGCCAGCTAGATATTGTCGGGCGTTATGGCGGTGAAGAGATTGTAGTGGGGCTACCGGGTGCAAGCATTGAACATGCCCAGCGAATTGCCGATGATTTACGTTCAATTATTGAGAGTCACGAGTTTCAAGCCGGGGATAGTACATTAAGTGTAACAGCCAGTCTTGGTGTGGCTGAGCTGACTCCGGCGCGGAATATACACCAAACACTAAAGGCGGCCGATAATGCACTATATAAAGCAAAAGAAACGGGGCGCAATAAGGTAGTGGTGGGTTAA